One genomic window of Coffea eugenioides isolate CCC68of chromosome 1, Ceug_1.0, whole genome shotgun sequence includes the following:
- the LOC113776762 gene encoding vacuolar protein sorting-associated protein 41 homolog gives MAAKPSENGVEGDDEREEEEEEEEDSEEVEDGEEEEEEEEPRLKYQRMGGSVPSLLSSDAASCIAVAERMIALGTHAGLVYILDFLGNQVKEFPAHTAAVNDLCFDIEGEFVGSCSDDGSVVINSLFSDERLKFDYHRPMKAIALDPDYSRKSSRRFVAGGLAGHLYFNVKKWIGFRDQVLHSGEGPIHAVKWRSSLIAWANDAGVKVYDAANDQRITFIERPRGSPRAEILRPHLVWQDDTLLVIGWGTYVKIASIRANENKGINGAYRHITMSSINQVDIVASFQTTYFISGLAPFGDTLVVLAYIPGKEDGENEFSSSVPSRQGNAQRPEVRVVTWNNDELATDALPVHGYEHYKAKDYSLAHAPFSGSSYAGGQWAAGDEPLYYIVSPKDVVIAKPRDTEDHISWLLQHGWHEKALAAVEAGQGRSELLDEVGTRYLDHLIVERKYAEAASLCPKLLRGSASAWERWVFHFAHLRQLPVLVPYIPTENPRLRDTVYEVALVALATNPSFHKDLLSTVKSWPPVIYSASPVISAIESQLNTSSATDPLKEALAELYVIDGQYEKACSLYADTMKPDIFDFIEKHNLHDSIREKVAQLMMIDCKRATSLLIQHINLIPPPDVVSQLIAARDKCDWRYFLHLYLDALFVANPVAGRDYHDMQVELYADYDPKMLLPFLRSSQHYTLEKAYEICAQRGLLRQQVFILGRMGNSKQALALIINNLGDIEEAVEFVSMQHDDELWEELIKQCLDKPEMVGVLLEHTVGNLDPLHIVSMLPDGLEIPRLRDRLVKIITDYRTETSLRHGCNDILKADCVNLLIKYYKEARRAIYFSNEENEIRAKRDETKASYLGERVAGMKSMEVKSKTRGGARCCMCFDPFPIQEASIVAFFCCHAYHTTCLMESLNSVTSKKEPKTSPKEVLAYYEYENGDVDEDEDDASSSGAPQMRCILCTTAAG, from the exons ATGGCTGCCAAACCGTCGGAGAATGGAGTCGAAGGTGATGATGAgagagaggaagaggaagaagaagaggaggatTCGGAAGAGGTTGAAGATggagaagaggaggaggaggaggaggagcctAGGTTAAAGTATCAGAGAATGGGAGGTAGTGTGCCGTCGCTTCTCTCCAGCGACGCCGCTTCTTGTATCGCTGTCGCTGAGCGTATGATCGCCCTCGGCACTCATGCTGGATTAGTTTACATTCTTGATTTTCTTGGCAATCAA GTAAAGGAATTCCCTGCTCACACAGCTGCTGTCAATGACCTTTGCTTTGATATAGAAGGTGAATTTGTTGGAAGCTGCTCAGATGATGGGTCAGTTGTAATAAATAGCCTATTCTCTGATGAGAGATTGAAGTTTGACTATCATCGCCCCATGAAGGCCATTGCTTTAGATCCAGATTATTCAAGAAAATCATCAAGAAGATTTGTAGCTGGTGGGCTAGCAGGTCATTTGTATTTTAATGTGAAAAAGTGGATTGGTTTTCGTGACCAG GTTCTACACTCTGGTGAGGGTCCTATTCACGCAGTGAAGTGGAGAAGTAGTCTTATTGCCTGGGCTAATGATGCTGGTGTAAAAGTCTATGATGCTGCTAATGATCAACGTATCACATTTATTGAAAGACCACGAGGAAGTCCTCGCGCTGAGATTCTGCGCCCCCACTTAGTATGGCAG GATGATACACTCCTGGTGATTGGTTGGGGAACTTATGTAAAAATTGCATCCATAAGGGCAAATGAAAACAAGGGAATTAATGGGGCATATAGGCATATCACTATGTCCAGTATTAATCAGGTGGATATTGTCGCTTCTTTCCAGACCACCTATTTCATTTCAGGACTTGCTCCATTTGGTGATACTTTGGTCGTTCTTGCATATATTCCTGGAAAAGAAGATGGAGAGAATGAGTTTAGTAGCAGTGTTCCATCTCGCCAG GGAAATGCTCAGAGACCTGAAGTGCGAGTTGTGACATGGAATAATGATGAGCTTGCAACAGATGCTTTACCTGTACATGGCTATGAACATTACAAGGCAAAAGACTATTCTCTTGCTCATGCTCCTTTCTCAG GTAGCAGCTATGCCGGGGGTCAATGGGCTGCTGGTGATGAACCATTGTACTATATTGTGTCCCCAAAGGATGTTGTTATTGCAAAGCCTAG GGATACTGAAGATCACATTTCTTGGCTTCTTCAACATGGATGGCATGAAAAAGCCTTGGCTGCTGTTGAAGCTGGTCAGGGTCGTAGTGAACTTCTTGATGAG GTAGGTACAAGATATCTCGACCATCTAATTGTGGAAAGAAAGTATGCCGAAGCTGCATCTTTATGTCCCAAATTATTGAGGGGATCAGCATCAGCATGGGAAAG ATGGGTTTTCCATTTTGCTCATCTCCGTCAGCTTCCTGTATTGGTGCCATATATACCAACAGAAAATCCAAGATTACGTGATACTGTTTATGAG GTTGCTTTAGTAGCTCTGGCAACAAATCCGTCTTTCCACAAGGACCTTCTGTCAACTGTTAAATCTTGGCCGCCTGTAATATATTCTGCATCGCCTGTTATCTCTGCCATAGAATCTCAACTTAACACTTCATCAGCAACTGATCCTCTCAAAGAG GCGTTGGCTGAGTTGTACGTGATAGACGGGCAGTATGAGAAAGCTTGTTCGCTTTATGCTGAT ACTATGAAGCCGGACATATTTGATTTCATTGAGAAGCACAATTTACATGATTCAATTCGTGAAAAG GTTGCCCAACTTATGATGATAGACTGCAAACGTGCAACTTCATTGTTGATACAACACATCAACCTAATACCTCCTCCAGACGTTGTCTCACAGCTTATAGCTGCAAGGGACAAGTGTGATTGGCGATACTTTTTGCATCTGTATCTTGATGCACTATTTGTGGCAAATCCTGTTGCTGGAAGAGATTACCATGACATGCAG GTTGAGCTCTATGCAGATTATGATCCAAAGATGCTGCTTCCCTTTCTACGCAGTAGTCAGCATTATACACTTGAAAAG GCTTATGAAATTTGTGCCCAAAGAGGGTTGTTACGACAGCAAGTTTTCATTCTTGGAAGAATGGGAAATTCAAAGCAAGCTCTTGCACTTATCATAAATAACCTTGGTGACATTGAAGAG GCTGTAGAATTTGTGAGTATGCAGCATGATGATGAACTTTGGGAAGAGCTAATAAAGCAATGTCTCGATAAACCAGAAAtg GTAGGTGTTCTTTTGGAGCATACAGTTGGCAATCTTGATCCTCTGCATATAGTTAGCATGTTACCGGATGGGTTGGAGATTCCTAG GCTGAGGGACCGTCTTGTTAAAATCATCACGGACTACCGGACAGAAACTTCTCTCAGACATGGTTGTAATGATATCCTGAAG GCTGATTGTGTCAACCTCTTAATCAAGTATTACAAGGAAGCAAGGCGTGCCATATACTTcagcaatgaagaaaatgaaatccgtGCTAAAAGGGATGAGACTAAAGCTTCTTACTTGGGAGAGAGAGTTGCGGGCATGAAATCCATGGAGGTTAAGTCAAAAACCAGGGGAGGTGCAAGGTGTTGCATGTGTTTTGATCCCTTCCCAATACAGGAAGCATCCATTGTTGCATTTTTTTGTTGTCATGCCTATCATACTACTTGTCTCATGGAATCCCTAAATTCCGTCACTAGCAAGAAAGAGCCAAAAACAAGTCCCAAGGAGGTGTTAGCATACTATGAATATGAGAATGGTGATGTAGATGAGGACGAAGATGACGCATCTTCTTCAGGTGCTCCTCAAATGCGATGTATCTTGTGTACCACAGCAGCAGGTTGA
- the LOC113773097 gene encoding lysosomal Pro-X carboxypeptidase-like, translating to MKPPTPKSYGVPLILLLFSIYSNSGAPYNIPRLTLHGSIPQYLESISPSSSPVSLHDFETYFYEQTLDHFNYRPPSYATFKQKYAINTKYWGGANSSSPIFAHLGAESPLDHDFLRVGFPVDHAPFFNALVVYVEHRYYGESVPFGSMEEALKNETTRGFFNSAQAIADYAEVLLYVKERFSSPNSPVIVFGGSYGGMLAAAAWFRLKYPHIAIGALASSAPVLYFDNITPQDGYYWIVTKDFLATSASCYRTIKDSWDIVDNIASQPGGLSILSQRFKTCSHLNSGVELKNFLVSMYASHAQYNHPPDYPLTVLCEAIDRAGSQTDIIGQIFAGVESAFGKNSSCYDVNYFHRPTETNEGWGWQRCSEMVMPIGRTVEAHMFQPAPFNLTEFTQYCKLVYGVPPRPHWITTYYGGHDIKLTLQKFASNIIFSNGRKDPYSSGGVLEDLSDSLLAISTAHGCHGLDLYPANQSTDPEWLVMQRKMEVRIIEGWIKAYYADLSSIN from the exons ATGAAACCTCCAACACCAAAATCTTATGGAGTCCCTCTTATTCTCTTGCTCTTCTCAATTTATTCCAATTCAGGAGCACCATATAATATTCCGAGGCTAACTCTTCACGGATCAATTCCCCAATATCTTGAATCCATCTCTCCATCATCATCTCCTGTATCACTACATGATTTCGAAACGTACTTTTACGAACAAACTCTAGACCACTTTAATTATAGACCTCCAAGTTATGCCACTTTCAAGCAGAAATATGCCATCAACACTAAGTACTGGGGTGGTGCAAATTCAAGCTCACCAATATTTGCACATCTTGGAGCAGAAAGCCCACTTGATCATGATTTCCTCCGTGTTGGTTTTCCTGTTGATCATGCTCCCTTCTTTAATGCTCTTGTTGTTTATGTAGAG CATCGATATTATGGAGAATCAGTTCCATTTGGTTCAATGGAAGAAGCATTAAAAAATGAGACCACTCGCGGATTCTTTAACTCAGCTCAGGCTATAGCTGATTATGCAGAGGTCTTGCTATACGTGAAGGAGAGATTTTCTTCTCCAAATTCTCCAGTTATTGTCTTTGGGGGGTCATATGGAGGAA TGCTGGCAGCAGCAGCATGGTTCCGGCTCAAGTATCCACACATTGCTATTGGAGCTTTAGCCTCATCAGCACCCGTTCTTTATTTCGACAACATCACTCCGCAAGATGGATATTACTGGATCGTGAccaaagattttctt GCGACTAGCGCAAGTTGTTACCGGACAATCAAAGATTCGTGGGATATAGTTGACAATATCGCCTCTCAACCAGGTGGTCTCTCCATTCTGAGTCAGAGATTCAAGACTTGCTC GCACTTGAACAGTGGCGTTGAGCTCAAGAATTTTTTAGTGTCAATGTATGCATCCCATGCTCAATATAATCATCCGCCTGATTATCCTCTTACAGTGCTCTGTGAAGCCATTGATCGAGCTGGAAGCCAGACTGATATTATTGGCCAAATATTTGCTGGTGTTGAGTCTGCATTTGGAAAGAATTCATCCTGCTATGATGTCAACTACTTTCATCGTCCCACTGAAACAAACGAGGGATGGGGTTGGcaa AGATGTAGTGAAATGGTAATGCCCATTGGACGGACTGTTGAAGCTCATATGTTCCAGCCAGCCCCTTTTAATTTGACGGAGTTCACCCAATACTGTAAACTTGTTTATGGCGTCCCGCCTCGACCTCATTGGATCACAACCTACTACGGAGGCCAT GACATAAAACTTACCCTTCAGAAGTTTGCCAGCAACATCATTTTTTCTAATGGTCGAAAAGATCCTTATAGCAGTGGCGG GGTGCTCGAGGACTTATCTGACAGTCTTTTGGCTATATCTACCGCTCATG GGTGTCATGGCTTAGACTTATATCCAGCAAACCAAAGTACGGATCCAGAGTGGTTAGTCATGCAACGGAAGATGGAGGTTCGAATCATCGAAGGATGGATCAAAGCGTATTATGCTGATCTTTCTTCCATTAATTAA